The DNA window GTGATGAGGTTCAGCTTCTCATCTGGGTAGATGCTGGCCCCATGGTCAAACGTCTTGAGCTGCGCCCATTCCTTGGGCGGCATGCCCATGACACTGTCGATCCAGCCAACCTGCATCCCGCCCTTACGGCCGGGTTTGAGGTCGCCTTCAATAACAACCCCATCCCGCAGATTGAACTTCCGGATGAGGGGAGGCGGCATAAACGGATCGTCGTCATCCTTCGGGAGGTCCGGCCGCAGCTCACGCATAAAGCCATACTTCTTGTCCCCGATCAACTCGAGGAGACGACGAAATTTCTTGTTCTCGTTTTCGGACATAATCGGTTACACGATGAGTGATAAAGCCGACAGGCATCGAACCGGACCGACCCTGTCGATACGCGTACAGAAAAAGGATTTCGATGCAAAACTGATCAGGCCACGCCCATGCCGTTCGTCAATTGGACGGCAAACGAGGCCCTGAACCGGGAGACGAGTTCGTCTTCCGAAATGGGCTTCGTGTCTGAATTCGTACTTCAACAGAATCACTGCCGTCCTCCCCCTTCCAGAGGAGCCCGCCATCGAGAGCCCTTCGCACGGCACCAACCTGATGCCGTGCCATGCGACTCCTTCGTTCGCTGTGCCGGAAGGCACCGGAGGAGGACGTACGTCTCGGAGGCGGGAACGTAGAAATAAAGGGACAAGCCCTGCGCCTCAGCAACACAACGAACGGAGCCAAACCGCCCCGAAACCAATCGGGGCCAATTGCACCGGAATCGTCTCTTGGTCTTGCTACTGAGAACGATTGGGCGTACAACGCAATGGAGTAGCGCTATACACTCACGTACACGGGGGAATAGACGCTATCGACGGGGAAGACCGTGGCCCACTGATGTCGGGACCAGCCCTGACACGTTTTCATTCACCATTGACTCTACACAATCCTCTAGATGCCCCTCGTGGGTCGTACTTCCATGACCCGACGTCGGGGAGACAAATCCAAGCCCTCACGCCAGCGAGGGGTCATTCTTAGAGAAGCCAAGACGACTTTCTTACAGGGAAACAGACTGGCGCCAAGCCAGAAGATAGGTCCTTCAATCATCGGCTGGAACGCCGCGGTATACAGATGGTTTCCCGCACTCCGCTCTGGTACTGCCCCATGACCATATTGACGAAAACTCCGTTTTTCAAACGATCTGTCTCGGGCTTTCGCTCGATGAGCCAGCGTCCTCTGCACGCTGATCGTACCAGAAGTGGGAACCGCTGTTCTGTTCGTTGAATGCCCCAATCTGTGACCTATCAGGACCTGCACATCGAGGCGCACGGCCCCCACGATGCCCCTCCTCTCCTCCTCCTTCATGGCTGGGGCAGCAGTGCCCGAAATTTGCGCCCCCTCGCCGACGCCCTGTCGACCTCCTACCGAACACATTCCATCGACCTGCCGGGCCATGGAACGTCGCCTCCCCCTCCTGAGCCGTGGGGCGTTCCCGAGCATGCCGCTCTTCTACACGCCTACATTGAGAACGAGATCCAATCCCCAGTCACCCTCCTCGGCCACTCCAACGGAGGACGTATTTCGTTGTATATGGCGAGCACCCCGTCGTACGCTGATCTCGTTGACCGCCTCGTCCTTATTAGCCCATCAGGGATCCGTCCTGAGCGCTCCTGGCGCTACCACCTGCGGTCCGGCCTGGCCCACATCCTGAAAGCGCCCTTCCAGGCCCTTCCGTCCCCTCTCCGGACCCCCGCCCTGGACTGGCTCCGACACTCTCTGGTGTGGCGCCTGCTGGGCTCCTCCGACTACAATACCCTTTCGGGGGTCATGCGCGAGACGTTTGTAAAAACGGTTAACCACTATCTGGACGACGAGCTGGAGCAGATTCACGTTCCTACGCTTCTGTTTTGGGGGACGGAAGACACGGCCGTCTCCCGTCGGCAAATGGGCATCATCGAAGAATCGATCGACGATTGTGGACTCGTCGAACTGGAAGGCGCCGGCCACTACGGTCATCTCGACAATTTTGACACTGTTCTCTCTGGTACCCGACATTTCTTAGAGAACACGTAGACGACTCGTGTACTAAAGGTTCTGTATTCTAGGAGGCTCTTTCGATTTCCGATCATCCTAGCCTGAAAAACGCGTATCCCAGTGGCATGGTACGGAGCGTATACGTCGGCCTCCCTGGCGGGACGCACGGGTCCGCAGTCGTTACAATCAGCTTGAATCCCCGTCGGATGAATCCAACACAGCCTCTATCGCCATTCTGCGCGAGCGACGGGATCGTGTAAAATCAAAACAACCTCTGCATCTGGAACGGCCCTTCTCTCTACCCAACGCTACGACCGATGACGATTGCCCTCTCCATTCTCGCGACCATAGCAACCGTATTCGCGGGGTGGCGGGCCATGCGGCGCACGCGTTTTTTCCTCCATATCTTTCAGCTGGAAACCTACAAGTTTGACCGATACGGCGACTGGCTCCTCACCCACATCCCCTCGGCTGTCGTCCGCCTTTCACATGCAGTCGGCGCCGGTCTCCTGGGACTGGCGGCAGCCGGATTCGCCTACTACGACGCTAACTGGGTCGCTCTGGGACTCCTTCCCCTCTGGACCCTGTCATTCATCTCGTCGCGACGCTACCGCAGCGATCAAGAAAAGAAACCGCTCGCCTTTACGGCTCGAATGACCCGTCTCGCACTCGCCACTGGCGCGGTGGCTCTCCTTCCTCTTGCGTGTGGGGCCCTGTACGGATGGATGCGTGCCGATCCAAGTGGCTTTTTCTGGTACCTGCTGGGCTTCCTCGTGACCGACCTCGGCGCGCCGCTCTGGGTCGCCCTCGGGGCTGGCCTCACTCACCCCATCGAAACCATCATTCAGGAAGGCTTCAAACGAGAGGCACGACAGCATCTGAAAGAGCGCTCGAACCTTTCGGTCATCGGCATTACCGGTTCCTACGGGAAAACGAGTACCAAATTTATCGTTGCCGAGCTGCTGCGGCAGAAATTCAATGTGTACGCAACCCCCAGCTCATACAACACGCCGATGGGGCTCTGCCTCGCCGTCAACGAGCATCTCAAGCCTGAACACCAGGTCCTCGTACTGGAGTACGGCATCCGCTACCCCGGCGATATCGATGAGCTCTGCGACATCGCGCGCCCGTCCCTCTCGGTCGTCACGACCATCGGCGTCGCCCACCTCGAAACGATGGGGTCCATGGACGCCATCGCGGACGAGAAGGGGAAGCTCGTCGAGTACACCTCTCCGAACGGCCCCACGGTCCTGAACGCCGACGATGATCGGGTAGACGCAATGGCGGCCCGTGCAGACGGGCCCGTATGGCGCATCTCGACCGAGGGTGCTCCCGACGCCGACATTACGGCCCACAACATCCGATACGACACAAACGGAACGTCCTTTTCCGTCACGGACGATACCGGCACGACGGCAACGTTCCACACACGCCTGCTCGGCGTGCACAACGTGACGAATGTATTGCTGGCCGTGGCCGTGGGCCGGAGCATGGGACTTCGGCTGCGGCAAATGGCTCACGCCGCCGAACGGATTGACCCGATCGAACATCGACTGCAACTCCGCGAGCGCGGAAACGTGACGATCATTGACGACGCCTTCAACTCGAACCCCATCGGAGCCCGCAATGCAGTCGAGATCTTGGGGCAAATGAACGAGGGACGACGCGTCATCGTGACTCCCGGGATGGTGGAGCTGGGCGAACGGCAGTGGTCGGAAAACAAAACGCTCGGCACGCACATTGCCGAGCACGGCATTGATCTGGCCGTGCTGATTGGCTCCGAACAAACGGCCCCTATTCGGGAGGGACTCGCAGAAGCAGAGTTTCCGGACGAGCGAGTGAAGATTTTCGAGTCTCTCTTCGAGGCGCAGGAGTTTCTGAAACAGTATCTTGAATCGGGAGATGTGGTGCTCTACGAAAATGACCTGCCCGATCAGTACTGATTGCGGACTCGGAAACAAAGAGGGGGACGGACGTGCCTTCCCTACCCCTGCCTGTGCCCCTCCCCATTCCTGCTCGCGCTCCTCCACACCCCCTTCTCGCCCCCCACCACCCTCATGCTCGACTACGAACAACGCCTGTGGACGGATGGATATCAGCGAGTAGCAGGCCTCGACGAGGCTGGACGGGGCTGTCTGGCCGGGCCCGTCGTGGCTGCCGCCGTCGTCCTCCCGCCCGAAACGGAGATCCCTGCGATTGCCGATAGTAAAGCGCTTTCCGAAGAACAACGGCTCGACGCCCGTACCCAGATCGAGGAACAGGCCCTCTCGTTCGCAATCGCCCATTGCTCGCCCGACGAGATCGACGAGCTCAACATCCTGCAGGCCGCCCTTGAGGCCATGCGCCGGGCCGCCAGCGAGTGCCAACCGCCCCCCGACTTCCTGCTGGTGGATGGCAATCAATGGTCGCGCTCCCTCACCGAGGCTCCCTGGCCGTACGAGACTGTAGTGAAAGGCGACGCAACGAGCCAGTCCATCGCTGCTGCCTCCATTCTTGCCAAAACGGAACGGGATGCCACAATGCGTACGCTACACGATCAGCATCCCGAGTACGGCTGGGATACAAACGTAGGCTATCCCACCCAGCAGCACTACGACGCCCTTGCCGAGCATGGGGTCACCCCTCATCATCGACAGTCGTTCACCCTCTTTCGGGATTAATCCTCCAACCCTACCAGGTCCTCGTTCCGGCTTGCCTCCGTCGCCCCCGCACATTTATCCTTGGAGAAAGGCAGGACTGAACTCTGTCCCAATGCCTTCTCCATCGCATCACACAACGCAAGACTGTTTCTCCATGCCTGGAACCGCTTCCACCCCCACAAACACATTTCCGTTTGACCAGGAGGTCGTGTGGACGCCCGACCCCGACGTGGTGGCCGATTCGAATCTGCAACACTTCATCGATGAGCACGGACTGTCCGGGCTCGATGATTTGCGCACTCGTGCCGCCAACGATGTCGGATGGTTCTGGGCGGCGGTGCTCGACGATCTCGACGTCGAATTCTACCAGGACTACGATGAGATCGTCGATTTGTCGGAGGGAATTCAGCACCCGACGTGGTGTGTGGGCGGCGAGATGAACATCGTCCACAACCTTCTCGACAAGTGGCAAGGCACTCCCGTCGAGGACCAGGTTGCTCTCCGGTGGGAAGGCGAAGACGGAACGACTCAGACCTTGACCTATGGGGCCCTTCATCAGCGCGTGTGTCGATGTGCCAACGCGCTCCGCGACATGGGATTGGGACGGGGCGATCGAATCGGGCTCTACATGCCCATGACGCCCGAAATCGTGATCGCCTTCCTTGCGATCATCAAGATCGGCGGCGTCCTCTTGCCTCTCTTCAGTGGCTACGGGGTGGGTGCGATTGTCACCCGACTGCAAGGCGCCGAGGCGAAGGCCCTGTTCACGGCCGACGGCTTTGCGCGCCGGGACTCTCCCATCAAAATGAAGGAGACGGCGGACGAGGCTGTTCGCCAGTGTCCATCGGTCGAGCACGTCATCGTGCATCGGCACCTTGACCGAACGGATGTGCCGATGACCGAGGGTCGGGACGTCTTCTGGTCGGAGGCACTGGCGGGCCACGACGATGAGGCCTACACGGAGCGTACGAAGGCCGAAGACGTGGTGATGATCATCTACACGAGTGGCACCACTGGTCCTCCCAAGGGGACGGTGCACACGCACTGCGGCTTTCCCCTCAAGGGCGCGCAGGACATGTACCACTCGATGGATCTGAAGCCAGAAGAGACAATGTACTGGATGAGCGACATGGGGTGGATGATGGGACCGTGGCTGGTGTTCGGCACCCTGACCGTCGGCGCCACCATGGTGCTGTATGACGGGGCCCCCGACCATCCGGATCCGGGACGTCTCTGGCGCATGGTGGACGATCACGAGGTCACGCACCTGGGGGTCTCACCTACCCTCATCCGGGCCCTCAAAACCCACGGAAACGAGCCCGTCGACGCCGCCGATCTATCGAGCCTGCGGGCCATTGGCTCCACCGGTAGCCCCTGGGACCCCGAATCTTGGATGTGGTGCTTCGAAACGGTGCTCGATGGCGAAAAACCCATTCTCAACTACTCCGGCGGGACCGAAATTTCCGGGGGCATTCTCTGCGGCAATTTCTTGGAGCCCTTAAAGCCGGCCGCCTTTTCCGGTCCTGTGCCTGGCATGGACGCCGACGTGGTGGACAGTGAGGGCACCCCGGTCCGGGGCGAGGTCGGCGAACTCATCCTTCGAAAGCCCTGGATTGGCATGACCCGGAGCTTTTGGGGTGACGATGATCGTTATCACGACGCCTATTGGAGCCGTTTCGAGGACGTGTGGGTCCACGGCGACTTCGCCGCCATCGACGAGGACGGCCTCTGGTACATCCTGGGGCGCTCGGACGATACCATCAACGTTGCGGGCAAGCGCATCGGCCCCGCCGAAATTGAAGCTCTCCTCAATGCACACGAGGCCGTGGCAGAAAGTGCCGCTATCGGGGTCCCGCATGACGTCAAGGGATCGGAGATCGTCGCCTTCGCGGTGCTGCAGCCCGAACACGACGAGAGCGATGCCCTGCGTGCCGACCTCATGCAACAGGTCGTCGCCGAAATGGGCAAACCGCTCAAGCCTCGTGAGATTCTGTTTGCCGATGCTCTTCCCAAAACGCGCAACGCCAAGGTGATGCGCCGCTTGATCCGGGCCGCGTATCTCAACGAAGACTTGGGCGACACATCAAGCCTGGAAGACCCCAATACTGTCCAGGCAATTCAAAACGCACGGTGAGACAGAACCATATGGGGACATTCGTCGTTTCTTTACACGTATTCAATCTCAGGATGGCTCGCCCGCTCCGGTCATGCCCGGCTTCTTCCGATCGTTGCTTTTCCTGCTTCTGATCGCCATTGCCTCCACTGCCCCAGTTCCAGCACAACCGAGAGGCAGCACCATTACTGGGACTGTGGTCGACGATAGCACCGGCGTGCCACTGCCACACACGCATGTCTTCATTTCCCGATCAATGACGGGCACAACCGTCGATGCCGACGGGCACTTTCGTCTGACCGGTATTTCCCCCGGGGCCAAGCGACTATACGTGACGCGACTGGGGTATGAGCCTACCCAGGTGAATCTCGTCCTTTCTTCGGATACGACGCTCACGTTCGATTTCCGTCTTCATCCGACCGTAATTCAGGCGGACACGGTTACGGTCTCCGCTCCGCGGGATAAGGACTGGTACGAACGACTCGACCGATTCGAGCGGCTATTCGTCGGTGCGTCCGAGATGGCCGCACGCTGCCGCCTGACCAATCCAAAAGTGCTGCAGTTTGACACGGCCTGGTGGGGCAAATTCTCGGCCAGTGCCTCCCGTCCCCTTATCTTCGAAAACCGTGCCCTGGGCTACCGCGTCACGTACTACCTGAAAGACTTCGAGGTACGGGGAGACCTGATACGCTGGGACGGTGAGCCCGTCTTTGCCCCTCTTTCCCCTCGCGACTCGGCAGAAGCTGCTCGTTGGGATGCCAACCGACGCAAAGCCTTTTACGGCTCGCTCCGCCACTTCCTCCTCGCGTTGATCAACGACCGGATCGAGGAGGAAGACTTTCGAATGTACCGCCTGCCTCGGGCCCAGGCGTTTCGGGCCATGGAACGGGCAGATCGGTTTCCGATTGGTCGGGACAAGATTGTGACTGGACGAGAGGATTCGCTGTATACCCTGAGCTTCCGCGGCAT is part of the Salinibacter sp. 10B genome and encodes:
- a CDS encoding AMP-binding protein — its product is MPGTASTPTNTFPFDQEVVWTPDPDVVADSNLQHFIDEHGLSGLDDLRTRAANDVGWFWAAVLDDLDVEFYQDYDEIVDLSEGIQHPTWCVGGEMNIVHNLLDKWQGTPVEDQVALRWEGEDGTTQTLTYGALHQRVCRCANALRDMGLGRGDRIGLYMPMTPEIVIAFLAIIKIGGVLLPLFSGYGVGAIVTRLQGAEAKALFTADGFARRDSPIKMKETADEAVRQCPSVEHVIVHRHLDRTDVPMTEGRDVFWSEALAGHDDEAYTERTKAEDVVMIIYTSGTTGPPKGTVHTHCGFPLKGAQDMYHSMDLKPEETMYWMSDMGWMMGPWLVFGTLTVGATMVLYDGAPDHPDPGRLWRMVDDHEVTHLGVSPTLIRALKTHGNEPVDAADLSSLRAIGSTGSPWDPESWMWCFETVLDGEKPILNYSGGTEISGGILCGNFLEPLKPAAFSGPVPGMDADVVDSEGTPVRGEVGELILRKPWIGMTRSFWGDDDRYHDAYWSRFEDVWVHGDFAAIDEDGLWYILGRSDDTINVAGKRIGPAEIEALLNAHEAVAESAAIGVPHDVKGSEIVAFAVLQPEHDESDALRADLMQQVVAEMGKPLKPREILFADALPKTRNAKVMRRLIRAAYLNEDLGDTSSLEDPNTVQAIQNAR
- a CDS encoding carboxypeptidase-like regulatory domain-containing protein, yielding MPGFFRSLLFLLLIAIASTAPVPAQPRGSTITGTVVDDSTGVPLPHTHVFISRSMTGTTVDADGHFRLTGISPGAKRLYVTRLGYEPTQVNLVLSSDTTLTFDFRLHPTVIQADTVTVSAPRDKDWYERLDRFERLFVGASEMAARCRLTNPKVLQFDTAWWGKFSASASRPLIFENRALGYRVTYYLKDFEVRGDLIRWDGEPVFAPLSPRDSAEAARWDANRRKAFYGSLRHFLLALINDRIEEEDFRMYRLPRAQAFRAMERADRFPIGRDKIVTGREDSLYTLSFRGILEVQYESESEAHAYLEWAHAHRAPKDYQTSRIRLNTHPIHVDRQGNIVEPYGTTLYRYFAFTRRMAQLLPRGYRPSDTSLTATVSSN
- a CDS encoding ribonuclease HII → MLDYEQRLWTDGYQRVAGLDEAGRGCLAGPVVAAAVVLPPETEIPAIADSKALSEEQRLDARTQIEEQALSFAIAHCSPDEIDELNILQAALEAMRRAASECQPPPDFLLVDGNQWSRSLTEAPWPYETVVKGDATSQSIAAASILAKTERDATMRTLHDQHPEYGWDTNVGYPTQQHYDALAEHGVTPHHRQSFTLFRD
- the murF gene encoding UDP-N-acetylmuramoyl-tripeptide--D-alanyl-D-alanine ligase; its protein translation is MTIALSILATIATVFAGWRAMRRTRFFLHIFQLETYKFDRYGDWLLTHIPSAVVRLSHAVGAGLLGLAAAGFAYYDANWVALGLLPLWTLSFISSRRYRSDQEKKPLAFTARMTRLALATGAVALLPLACGALYGWMRADPSGFFWYLLGFLVTDLGAPLWVALGAGLTHPIETIIQEGFKREARQHLKERSNLSVIGITGSYGKTSTKFIVAELLRQKFNVYATPSSYNTPMGLCLAVNEHLKPEHQVLVLEYGIRYPGDIDELCDIARPSLSVVTTIGVAHLETMGSMDAIADEKGKLVEYTSPNGPTVLNADDDRVDAMAARADGPVWRISTEGAPDADITAHNIRYDTNGTSFSVTDDTGTTATFHTRLLGVHNVTNVLLAVAVGRSMGLRLRQMAHAAERIDPIEHRLQLRERGNVTIIDDAFNSNPIGARNAVEILGQMNEGRRVIVTPGMVELGERQWSENKTLGTHIAEHGIDLAVLIGSEQTAPIREGLAEAEFPDERVKIFESLFEAQEFLKQYLESGDVVLYENDLPDQY
- a CDS encoding alpha/beta hydrolase — its product is MPQSVTYQDLHIEAHGPHDAPPLLLLHGWGSSARNLRPLADALSTSYRTHSIDLPGHGTSPPPPEPWGVPEHAALLHAYIENEIQSPVTLLGHSNGGRISLYMASTPSYADLVDRLVLISPSGIRPERSWRYHLRSGLAHILKAPFQALPSPLRTPALDWLRHSLVWRLLGSSDYNTLSGVMRETFVKTVNHYLDDELEQIHVPTLLFWGTEDTAVSRRQMGIIEESIDDCGLVELEGAGHYGHLDNFDTVLSGTRHFLENT